The Phoenix dactylifera cultivar Barhee BC4 chromosome 17, palm_55x_up_171113_PBpolish2nd_filt_p, whole genome shotgun sequence genome contains a region encoding:
- the LOC103708245 gene encoding uncharacterized protein LOC103708245 has product MAAANEPTADVETPAAAAEEEDATARAARKRYEGLLTVRAKAVKGKGAWYWAHLEPILVHSADSPGVPKAVKLRCSLCATVFSASNPSRTASEHLKRGTCPNFSSPSSSSAAVPTPISTLPPTPRKRSAGASSSYHVSPLALADPAAPPPALPAPPLVLSGGKEELGALAMLEDSVKRLKSPKASPGPPLPKPQADAALSLLADWLLESLPAVSPSALAHPKFQSFLHQIGLPAFSPRRLALPRLHARHRDARADADARLRDALFFQISSGGWKSPSSPTTSSDHALVSLAVNLPNGTTVFHRAELATGGAPPGYAEEVLWDAVAGLSGGLTQRCIGIVADRFKSTALRSLESQHHWTVNLYCQFQGFHSLIKDFARELPLFQRVTANCSKLANFFNTHSQARSIFHKHQLQELDQARLIRSTAHNGDAARNLAAIFALLEDVMSFVHPLQLAVIDEEYKMLCLEVPAARELAEMIQDMSFWTELEAVCSVVKLVKDMAQEMEAERPLVGQCLPLWDELKTKVKEWCSKYSIEFGPVEEVIEKRFKKNYHPAWAAAFVLDPLYLVKDTSGKYLPPFKFLTPDQEKDVDRLITRLVLREEAHIALMELMKWRSEGLDPLYAQAVQEKQLDPSTGKMRLANPQSSRLVWETCLSDFKSLGKVAARLIFLHATSCGFKGNLPLLRRMWTHGRSSAGMDRAQKMLFVQAHSRLERRDFSSEEEKDAEFLAGGEEDVLNEAFVDAPSVNQVIKLHHIMA; this is encoded by the exons atgGCCGCGGCCAACGAGCCGACGGCGGATGTGGAGACTCCGgctgcggcggcggaggaggaggacgcgaCTGCAAGGGCGGCGAGGAAGCGGTACGAGGGCTTGTTGACGGTGAGGGCCAAGGCGGTGAAGGGGAAGGGGGCGTGGTACTGGGCTCACCTGGAGCCCATCCTCGTCCACTCCGCGGACTCCCCTGGCGTCCCCAAGGCCGTCAAGCTCCGCTGCTCCCTCTGCGCTACCGTCTTCTCCGCCTCCAACCCCTCCCGCACCGCCTCCGAACACCTCAAGCGCGGCACCTGCCCCAACTTCtcctccccttcctcctcctccgccgcggtTCCCACGCCCATCTCCACCCTCCCACCCACCCCCCGCAAGCGCTCCGCGGGCGCCTCCTCCTCCTACCACGTCTCTCCTCTCGCCCTCGCCGACCCGgcggcgccgccgccggcgcTGCCGGCCCCCCCTCTCGTCCTCTCCGGCGGGAAGGAGGAGCTGGGCGCCCTGGCGATGCTGGAGGACAGCGTGAAGCGGCTCAAGAGCCCGAAGGCCTCCCCGGGGCCGCCCCTCCCCAAGCCCCAGGCCGACGCCGCCCTCTCCCTCCTCGCCGACTGGCTCCTCGAGTCCCTCCCCGCCGTCTCCCCATCCGCCCTCGCCCACCCAAAGTTCCAATCTTTCCTCCACCAAATCGGCCTCCCCGCCTTCTCCCCCCGCCGCCTTGCCCTCCCCCGCCTCCACGCCCGCCACCGCGACGCCCGCGCCGACGCTGACGCCCGCCTCCGCGACGCTCTCTTCTTCCAGATCTCCTCCGGCGGCTGGAAGTCGCCGTCGAGCCCCACCACCTCCTCCGACCACGCCCTCGTCAGCCTCGCCGTCAACCTCCCCAATGGCACCACCGTCTTCCACCGCGCCGAGCTCGCCACCGGCGGGGCGCCCCCCGGCTATGCCGAGGAGGTCCTCTGGGACGCCGTCGCCGGCCTCTCCGGCGGCCTTACGCAGCGCTGCATCGGCATCGTCGCCGACCGCTTCAAGTCCACTGCTCTGCGAAGCCTCGAGAGCCAGCACCATTGGACGGTGAACCTCTACTGCCAGTTCCAGGGCTTCCACAGCCTCATCAAGGACTTCGCCCGCGAGCTCCCCCTCTTCCAGCGCGTCACAGCCAACTGTTCGAAGCTCGCCAACTTCTTCAACACTCACTCGCAGGCCAGAAGCATCTTCCACAAGCACCAGCTTCAGGAGCTCGATCAAGCTCGCCTTATAAGAAGCACTGCCCACAATGGCGATGCTGCACGTAACCTCGCCGCCATATTTGCACTGCTGGAGGATGTAATGAGCTTCGTTCATCCTCTCCAGTTGGCGGTCATCGACGAGGAATATAAGATGCTGTGTCTCGAGGTGCCAGCTGCTCGGGAATTAGCGGAGATGATTCAGGATATGAGCTTCTGGACTGAATTGGAGGCTGTTTGCTCGGTTGTTAAGTTAGTCAAGGATATGGCTCAGGAAATGGAGGCCGAGCGGCCATTGGTTGGGCAATGCCTGCCGCTGTGGGATGAGCTGAAAACGAAGGTGAAGGAGTGGTGCTCGAAATACAGTATAGAGTTTGGGCCTGTGGAGGAGGTGATCGAGAAGAGGTTCAAGAAGAACTACCACCCTGCATGGGCGGCGGCATTCGTATTGGATCCTCTATACTTGGTGAAGGACACGAGCGGGAAGTACCTCCCACCTTTCAAGTTCTTGACGCCTGACCAGGAGAAGGATGTGGACAGGCTGATCACAAGGCTGGTTCTGCGAGAGGAGGCCCACATTGCTCTTATGGAGCTGATGAAGTGGAGGTCAGAGGGATTGGACCCTTTGTATGCGCAGGCTGTGCAGGAGAAGCAGCTCGATCCATCCACGGGGAAGATGAGACTAGCTAACCCGCAGAGCAGTAGACTGGTATGGGAAACTTGCTTGAGTGACTTCAAGTCCCTTGGGAAGGTGGCTGCGAGGCTTATCTTCCTGCATGCCACCTCCTGTGGTTTCAAGGGCAACCTGCCACTGCTCCGGAGGATGTGGACGCATGGGCGATCGAGTGCTGGAATGGACCGGGCTCAAAAGATGCTTTTCGTCCAAGCTCATTCGAGGTTGGAGAGGAGGGACTTCTCCAGTGAGGAGGAGAAGGATGCAGAGTTCCTTGCCGGCGGTGAGGAGGATGTGCTCAATGAGGCCTTTGTCGATGCCCCCTCAGT GAACCAAGTAATCAAACTTCACCATATAATGGCATGA